The genomic region GTCCTGCACGGTCAGCGCCAGATGTTGCTCGACCGCCGCCGATCCGGCCAATGCCGCAGCATTCAGCCAGGATGACATGGCGACAATCGCAAGCGAGCCGAGAGCCATTGTCAGCAGCATTCCAAGCCGAGATCGGGCCGTGCGCATGGCGGGGGTCAAGCGCAGCATGTAGCTCCAGAACACAAAGATCGCGACGGAGACGGCAAGAGAATAGGCAACGGCGGCGAAGAGCGTCAGCGCGCCGGACCCATCAAGCTGGGCGCGTACGCCGAGGTAAGTGTAGATCCCCGACGCGACCGCAAGCACACCCAGCGCCATGGGGGCGAAGCTGTCCAGTGCGGTCAGGTGTCCTTCAATCTCTTTCGCCTGGAGAAGCCCGACAGCTTCAGCCTGAGACATCTGTCGCTCACGGTTGTCGTCCATTGTCGCCCCCGATTGCCGAAGCTGACGAGGTTAGGGTGGAGTGCTCTGCCCACACAACGCCAAAATCACCGTTTTCGGGCTACTCGCAGAATTGTCAGAACGGCGTTAGCGCGTTCGTTGACCCTCCATAGGCACCGGCCTATGCTCGACCCGTCTGAAACAGGTTAGGCGCGGGAAGGTTGGCCCGGCCCCCGTCCTCGCGGGTCCTTCCGTTGCAAGCCAACGGCCCAAGACTATCAGGGTCTCTGCTTGGTGCGGGGACCGATAGAAAGGGCGTGGAATGAAACCCAGAATCTCTGTCGTGACGCTTGGCGTCGCTGATCTTGAACGATCGCTTGCCTTCTACCGTGACGGGCTTGGGCTGCCGACCGATGGCATCATCGGGCGGGAGTTCGAGCATGGCGCGGTTGTTTTCTTTGACCTCGCGGGCGGGGTGAAACTCGCCCTTTGGGCGCAGCGCGACATTGCGCACGATACCGGATTGCAGATGCAGCCCGTCAGCCCGACTGCCGTCACCATCGGCCACAATGTGGCGCGGCGCGAGGAGGTGGATCAGGGCATGGAGGCTGCCGCGCGGGCGGGGGCGGAAGTCATCAAGCCCGCGCAGGACACGTTCTACGGCGGCTATGCGGGCTATTTCAGCGACCCCGACGGCCACCTGTGGGAAATCGTCTGGAATCCGGCGCTGCTTCCACCGGATGACTGAGGGGTTGTCCTGGCTACTGGCTGGCAGGCGAGAGCGCGCTTTTCGTGCCAGCCATGTCGGTCGCCTATCCGATGACCTTTCTGGAACAGGTGGCGATGACCGATGTGGCGACCGAGACTGGAACCGCCTGCTATGCCGGGGCGCTGATGCTGCAGGCGCTGGGTCTGGGGGGCTGGATGTATACCGGGATCAACCCCTTCGTCGTGCTGGGTGCCAGCGGCGATCCGGCAGTGCCGGGCCTTGGGTTCCAGTTCCAGATGCGCGAGGGCAGCCCCCTGCCCTATATCACGGGCCTGCCCGGCGTGTTCGAGGCGCATGTGCCGCCGCATCACGCCAGCATGCGCGCGGCGGTCGAGGCGGTGGTGGCCCGAAAGTTCGGCGCGGGGGGTCCGTTTGACGCGGGCCAAAGTGGCCCCTACCGGGAGAATGCC from Tabrizicola piscis harbors:
- a CDS encoding VOC family protein — encoded protein: MKPRISVVTLGVADLERSLAFYRDGLGLPTDGIIGREFEHGAVVFFDLAGGVKLALWAQRDIAHDTGLQMQPVSPTAVTIGHNVARREEVDQGMEAAARAGAEVIKPAQDTFYGGYAGYFSDPDGHLWEIVWNPALLPPDD